One region of Culex pipiens pallens isolate TS chromosome 2, TS_CPP_V2, whole genome shotgun sequence genomic DNA includes:
- the LOC120424713 gene encoding hyaluronan mediated motility receptor-like isoform X2, with product MSSRSHKACEASSFECIFQRSPSDLMSTSSSGRSSMTRLRPVTTIGIARSATSKAAEPTPRVHTPGHLPRYMTRDRSAATVESRYRAPSRIPAPVSREASGNRKADDSKKTTPTKQITGRVASRTKMPPSEGGLANAVQKVETAELTMKIAELERKCQRQQDKLLEQHELIKLLEQEKEATEKQSVIDLRGLRENDEKTISDLREELAEKCSELIKAEGLRERMEVMKQRLAEEVRGSEEKDGTIFELTEKLANLDEELIKLRQNKQSLEDRVAQLNETKVELQEEICVMAEKLSMLEEELVQLREDKLSLEKRINESQEELQDEIRCMNRDIEEKNEKIDTLQEEVRKLKFDQVMQEESLKTEKISLKIKSAILQTQVSSFEAMRTATSLQPIEKDHQAEQLIDEIGHNHRRCRSARSKLLEMLHLLKKNTGNAKSEVLPALFEQQQTENQKPQDDAASFGALKVQLMSQIRGLFPEEEFDDSEEHVTGRILYDEGDV from the exons ATGAGCTCCAGATCGCATAAAG CCTGCGAAGCGTCTTCGTTTGAGTGCATTTTCCAGCGATCCCCGAGCGATCTGATGAGTACCAGCTCCTCCGGCCGGTCCAGTATGACCCGGCTGCGGCCCGTCACGACCATCGGAATCGCGCGATCGGCCACGTCCAAGGCAGCGGAACCCACGCCCAGGGTGCACACCCCGGGCCATCTTCCGCGGTACATGACCCGTGATCGGTCCGCCGCAACGGTGGAAAGCCGTTACCGAGCGCCGTCACGGATACCGGCCCCGGTCAGCAGGGAAGCATCGGGGAATCGAAAGGCCGACGATTCGAAG AAAACCACTCCGACGAAACAAATAACCGGCAGAGTTGCATCCCGTACGAAGATGCCACCAAGCGAGGGTGGACTCGCCAATGCCGTCCAGAAGGTCGAAACGGCCGAACTGACGATGAAGATCGCAGAGCTGGAGCGAAAGTGCCAGCGACAGCAGGACAAACTGCTGGAACAGCACGAGCTGATCAAGCTGCTGGAACAGGAGAAGGAAGCTACCGAGAAGCAGTCGGTAATCGACCTCCGTGGATTGCGGGAGAATGATGAGAAAACGATCAGCGATCTGCGGGAAGAGCTAGCTGAAAAGTGTTCCGAGTTGATCAAGGCGGAAGGGTTGAGGGAACGGATGGAAGTGATGAAGCAGCGGTTGGCTGAAGAAGTTCGAGGTTCAGAAGAAAAGGACGGTACCATTTTTGAGCTGACGGAGAAGCTCGCGAACTTGGACGAAGAGCTGATCAAGCTGAGACAGAATAAGCAATCGCTGGAGGATCGTGTGGCGCAACTCAACGAGACAAAGGTGGAGCTTCAGGAAGAGATCTGCGTCATGGCGGAGAAGCTTTCGATGCTGGAAGAAGAGTTGGTACAGTTGAGAGAGGACAAGTTGTCGCTGGAGAAGCGCATCAACGAATCGCAGGAGGAACTGCAGGATGAGATTCGCTGCATGAATCGAGACATCGAAGAGAAGAACGAAAAGATTGACACGTTGCAGGAAGAAGTGCGGAAGCTGAAGTTTGATCAGGTCATGCAGGAAGAATCGCTGAAAACGGAGAAAATTTCGTTGAAAATAAAGAGTGCAATCCTTCAGACGCAGGTCTCCAGCTTTGAAGCGATGCGAACTGCGACCTCGTTGCAGCCAATCGAGAAGGATCACCAAGCGGAACAACTGATTGACGAAATTGGCCACAACCATCGGCGCTGCCGGTCGGCACGATCTAAATTGCTGGAGATGCTGCACCTCTTGAAGAAGAACACTGGGAATGC CAAGTCAGAAGTGTTGCCAGCGTTATTTGAGCAGCAACAAACCGAAAATCAGAAACCACAGGATGATGCAGCGAGCTTTGGCGCGCTAAAGGTCCAGCTCATGAGCCAGATACGTGGCCTGTTCCCGGAGGAAGAGTTTGATGACAGTGAGGAGCACGTCACCGGCAGGATTTTGTACGACGAGGGGGATGTTTAG
- the LOC120424713 gene encoding inner centromere protein-like isoform X1, which yields MSSRSHKACEASSFECIFQRSPSDLMSTSSSGRSSMTRLRPVTTIGIARSATSKAAEPTPRVHTPGHLPRYMTRDRSAATVESRYRAPSRIPAPVSREASGNRKADDSKKTTPTKQITGRVASRTKMPPSEGGLANAVQKVETAELTMKIAELERKCQRQQDKLLEQHELIKLLEQEKEATEKQSVIDLRGLRENDEKTISDLREELAEKCSELIKAEGLRERMEVMKQRLAEEVRGSEEKDGTIFELTEKLANLDEELIKLRQNKQSLEDRVAQLNETKVELQEEICVMAEKLSMLEEELVQLREDKLSLEKRINESQEELQDEIRCMNRDIEEKNEKIDTLQEEVRKLKFDQVMQEESLKTEKISLKIKSAILQTQVSSFEAMRTATSLQPIEKDHQAEQLIDEIGHNHRRCRSARSKLLEMLHLLKKNTGNASKSEVLPALFEQQQTENQKPQDDAASFGALKVQLMSQIRGLFPEEEFDDSEEHVTGRILYDEGDV from the exons ATGAGCTCCAGATCGCATAAAG CCTGCGAAGCGTCTTCGTTTGAGTGCATTTTCCAGCGATCCCCGAGCGATCTGATGAGTACCAGCTCCTCCGGCCGGTCCAGTATGACCCGGCTGCGGCCCGTCACGACCATCGGAATCGCGCGATCGGCCACGTCCAAGGCAGCGGAACCCACGCCCAGGGTGCACACCCCGGGCCATCTTCCGCGGTACATGACCCGTGATCGGTCCGCCGCAACGGTGGAAAGCCGTTACCGAGCGCCGTCACGGATACCGGCCCCGGTCAGCAGGGAAGCATCGGGGAATCGAAAGGCCGACGATTCGAAG AAAACCACTCCGACGAAACAAATAACCGGCAGAGTTGCATCCCGTACGAAGATGCCACCAAGCGAGGGTGGACTCGCCAATGCCGTCCAGAAGGTCGAAACGGCCGAACTGACGATGAAGATCGCAGAGCTGGAGCGAAAGTGCCAGCGACAGCAGGACAAACTGCTGGAACAGCACGAGCTGATCAAGCTGCTGGAACAGGAGAAGGAAGCTACCGAGAAGCAGTCGGTAATCGACCTCCGTGGATTGCGGGAGAATGATGAGAAAACGATCAGCGATCTGCGGGAAGAGCTAGCTGAAAAGTGTTCCGAGTTGATCAAGGCGGAAGGGTTGAGGGAACGGATGGAAGTGATGAAGCAGCGGTTGGCTGAAGAAGTTCGAGGTTCAGAAGAAAAGGACGGTACCATTTTTGAGCTGACGGAGAAGCTCGCGAACTTGGACGAAGAGCTGATCAAGCTGAGACAGAATAAGCAATCGCTGGAGGATCGTGTGGCGCAACTCAACGAGACAAAGGTGGAGCTTCAGGAAGAGATCTGCGTCATGGCGGAGAAGCTTTCGATGCTGGAAGAAGAGTTGGTACAGTTGAGAGAGGACAAGTTGTCGCTGGAGAAGCGCATCAACGAATCGCAGGAGGAACTGCAGGATGAGATTCGCTGCATGAATCGAGACATCGAAGAGAAGAACGAAAAGATTGACACGTTGCAGGAAGAAGTGCGGAAGCTGAAGTTTGATCAGGTCATGCAGGAAGAATCGCTGAAAACGGAGAAAATTTCGTTGAAAATAAAGAGTGCAATCCTTCAGACGCAGGTCTCCAGCTTTGAAGCGATGCGAACTGCGACCTCGTTGCAGCCAATCGAGAAGGATCACCAAGCGGAACAACTGATTGACGAAATTGGCCACAACCATCGGCGCTGCCGGTCGGCACGATCTAAATTGCTGGAGATGCTGCACCTCTTGAAGAAGAACACTGGGAATGC AAGCAAGTCAGAAGTGTTGCCAGCGTTATTTGAGCAGCAACAAACCGAAAATCAGAAACCACAGGATGATGCAGCGAGCTTTGGCGCGCTAAAGGTCCAGCTCATGAGCCAGATACGTGGCCTGTTCCCGGAGGAAGAGTTTGATGACAGTGAGGAGCACGTCACCGGCAGGATTTTGTACGACGAGGGGGATGTTTAG